AGAAAGCGCTGCTGCTCAGGAAGCAGGTGCGCCAGGGCATTCGCCGCTGCTACCGTTACCCAGACGCCTCCGCTCTCATCTGGAGCGAGGCCGTAGAGGCCCCCCGACGAACCATCGGGGGTCGGGACAGCGTAGCGAGTAAACTGGTGGCTGGCAGGATTGAAGCGGAGCAGGAGATTGTGAGCAAAGGTGGTGATCCAGACCTGACCTTGCCGGTCGACAGCAATCTCCATCGGCATTGCCCCTGGATCGGGTGTCGGGAAGGTAGTCAGCCTGCCAGTGCGGGGGTCAAGGTATCCAATGCGATTCTGGCTCGATTCTGTGAACCAGAGGTTGCCCTGGGCATCGATCGCCAGGCCATAGGGGTTCAGCTGCTGGGCGGTATGACGTGCGGAGAGGGGGTACTGGCGCAGCTCACCGGTTGCGGGATCGAGACGTCCCAGGGCATCGGCATTCATCTCAGTGAACCAGATGAGGCCTTGCCGATCCATGAGCAGCTCATTGGGCGCCACTGGCAAGGTCAGCTGCTTTCCCTTATGGGCCGGATCAGGGGCGCTTACCGTAGGCAAGGGATAGAGCTGGAAGCGGCCAAGACGGGGCAGGTAGTGGCCAATGTAGTTGGCGTACTGTTCCGCGAACCACAGCGAGCCATCGGGAGCCACAATCAGGCCCATCAGCCCACCCCGTCCGCGGGGAGGAGTTACTGTCTGCCAGCTGGCTCGCTGGGGATCAAAGACCGCAATGCGATTGCTGGCCATTACTCCAAACCAGACGCGCCCCTGCTGATCGATAGCAGGCCGCATGAGCATGTCGCCCTCGGAATGACGTGTCAGCGCATACTCATGAAAGGTCCCCATCTGGATCAGGGCCGGCAGCGTCCCTGGACGGCTCAGCAGGGTGGGTACGACCGTCGTCGCAGCGGCAGGGGGCTGACCGCTGGCGGTCGAGGAGCCACTGCAGGCGCTCAGGGCCACCAACAGGAGAAGCAGCAGCCAGGAGAGCCAACGGCTGCGGGCGGGGAAGACATAGAAAGGCTGCCAGGCTCGGGACGATTGTCCTCCAGGTGCTCCAGCTGCGCCGATACTTCGATGAGCAGCAGGCCCATCCCCACCCAATGCTAAGCGACCTCCCCCAGGAACATCCCACGGGCCCCGTCTTCGGTCAGTTGCTCCAGGCGGACCGTCACAAAGGTATTCTGCCAGTTGCGCGTCTCGGCCTCCGGCAGTTGCTCCACTTCGACGCGCACATAGGTATCGGTCAGCCCCTCCCAGTAGCCTTGCTTGCGCTGCTCGAGCAGGACCTGAACGGCCTGGCCCAGGAAACGGCTGCGGAACTGGCGGGATAGCTCCCCCGCCAGCGCCAGCATTCGCTCGCTCCGCGCCTTCTTTACCTCTTCCTTCACCTGGGAAGACATACGCGCTGCCGGGGTACCCTGGCGCGGCGAAAAGCGAAAGACATGACAGCGAGCGAAGCCCAGCTCAGCGGCAAGCGCGTATGTCTGGGCGAAGTCCTCCTCGCTCTCTCCTGGAAAGCCGGTGATAATATCGGTGCTCACGGCAATATCTGGGATCAAGCGACGGGCCGTCGTGACGATTGTGCGATAGCGCTCGGTCGTGTAGCGGCGCCCCATGCGGCGCAGGACAGCATCCGAGCCGCTCTGCAAGGGAAGATGGAGATGGCGGCAGAGGCGCGGATTCTCCCACAGCTCCAGCCACTCCAGGCGGAAATCCTCCGGCTCCAGCGAAGAGACGCGAATGCGGGGGATTGGGGTCTCGCCTAGCAAGGCCGCCAGTAGATGGCCAAGATCCTGCTGCGGATTCTCCGGGGGATGATAATCACCCAGATGGACGCCGGTCAGAACCACCTCCTTGTAGCCAGCGCGGGCCTTGCGCCGGACCTGCTCGACAACTGAGGCGATGCTGCGACTGCGCGATCCACCGCGTACATATGGGACGATACAGTATGTGCAGCGATTATCACAGCCATCCTGGACCTTGATCTGCGCCCGTGTGCGCGAGAAGGGAGGGCGCCAGTGCTCAGGCAACGTTAGCGCTGACAGGCTATCGGCGTTCTCGGGAAGCGGCTCCTCATCAGGAGTCCAGTCGCTGCCAATGTGGTAGCTATCGAGTGGCAGCATGGGCAGCGTCCGCCCCGAGCCACGCCTCTCTTGCTGGTAGCCGGGCACCACCGTGGTAGCACCATGCTCAGCGGCCTCCTTGCCCTCGCGGAGGCGCTGACGAATAGCCTCCACCAGGGAAGTCTTGCCGCTATTGCCGACCACCAGATCGACGCCAGGCAGTGCGGCCACTGCCTGGGGGTTGGCTTCGGCATAGCAACCTGTCACCACCAGCAGGGCGTCAGGCCGGCGACGCTGTACCTGATGAATCAAGGCCCGCGAACTGCGGTCCCCCAGATGGGTCACTGTGCAGGTATTGACGATATAGACATCTGCCGGCTCGTTGAAATCTTGCTGTACAAAGCCGGCAGCGTGCATCTGCTCGCTGATTGCCTCGCTATCGGCCTGATTGACCTTGCAGCCTAACGTTGCGATAGCGAATGTGGCCGGTCCGCGCTCTGAAAGGCTCATACAATCCCCAACGCTCTCCAATGCTGGCTCATCCATCCTGACCTGGTCTGGTCACGTGCTCATGCTCACGCCATTCCGGTCCCGCATGCGGACAACCTGGCCACCCGGAGGTCGACGACGCTCAGAAACGGAATTCCAACGACCCCCTGGCTGCCCTGCTTGCGGTCGGCTTTGGCCTGCCTGCTCTTCTGTAGCGCCTGCAGTGGACAGACAGGCGGAACCACAGTGCGACTTTCCCTGTGCAGAGAGAGTATCTAACAGAGCACCGTTCGCTGTCAAGCGATCCAGGTCAGCCAGTACCCCTCGTCACCCACTCGCTACTCGCCTCTGCTGCTGCCTTTCGTCTCGACGCTCCCGCGTCAGGGACAGGCCTCCGGCTCGTGCCGGAGGGCGCTTGACTCGCCCGCACTCTGCTGCTGCGGCAGCGGCACCGTGGGCCGGCTGCTCACCGTCTGCGAGACGGGAGCCGGAAGCGTTGCTGACCTGGAGGCAGGTGCTGGGGCCTGTCCATTGACAACGGCAGGAGCACTGACAGAACCAGGCCCGGCAGGCACCAACGAGGCGAAAGACTGGGAGGCCAGCGAGCGGCGCAGCTGCAGGGCCGCGCTCATCTCGGGAGTGACGACCAGGTTGCGCTCGATCAGCGGCAGCACAAAGAGCACATTGCCCAGGCCGAAGATGGTCCCCGTCAACACGCGCAGCAGGGGAGTGCTCTCACGCCAGCCGAACATCTGCGTAAAGCCATCGAGGGCAATTGGCACCAGTGTCAACGCCCAGAGCCACCAGGGAATGCCAGGCAGGCGACGCTTACTCAAGACAAAGAGCAGCGACCCGACGAACATCGATGCATAGATGGAAAAATTGCGCTCGCACATCCCCAGTGGATGATCGAAGATGTAAAAGGAGTGTGATGGTATCTGAGCGCAAATGAGGTGCAGAGCAAAGTAGATGGGACGAGCGAGTGTATCCAGGCCAAAGTAGAAGAGAAAAGGCACACTCAGCGCCAGCAGCACAATGCTTCCCAGCAGGGCGGTCACCATAGCAGCCCAATAGCGCAACAGCCAGGACCCCAGACCGTCAACCAGCGCGTTCAGGCGGCTCGGGCGACGTCTGTGGGGCATGGGAGCAGGGCGAGCGAGCGACTGAGGGAGTGGAGAGACTCCCTGATTGACGGCCATGAGCCTGGTCCTCCTCTTTTCACTGAACAGAACAGACAGACATACTCAGGGCAAGTGGAAGGCTCTCAGCAGATCGCGGAATTCAATGCGTCCTTCCAGAATCCGCCCATCAACAATAATCACCGGAATGCGATAGCGGTACAGTTCGAACAGCTCAGGGTTGCCGCGAATATCGATCTCGGCCAAATCGAAGTCGACCTGGCTAGCGATCTCCTCGAGCATCTCGCGAGCCTCGTCGCACAGGTGGCAGCCAGCTTTCGTATAGAAGGTCACCTGTGGCGAGGGCTGCTGCTTCTGCCGACTCACACGCTTTGCTCCATCGTCGTTCCGCGTGCCAGTCTCCTCACGAACGAGGGAATGGTTCCAGCGGCTGGCTAGATCGGTTTCCTTCTCAGGGGAAATGATACCACGTTGGCCTGACTGGCGACAAGCGGGAAAAGAGCGAGCCGACGCAAAAGTGCCGTGGATATACTGCAAGATAGGCCCTATCCCCGTATACAGCCTTTGGCTCTGTCTGCCGATATTGAGCAGGTGATACAATACAATATACTCATTGAGTCTGCTACTGCCGAGCGATGTCAAATGTGAGGAAAAAGGATGGCAACGAACGCAGCAGAGAGAGATAGAGGCAGTAAAAGCTTTTCGGAGAGAGCCCTGGCTGAGGCCAGAGCAGCCGCCAGTCGGGTTCCAGCCCTCCTGGAGGGGCGTCCACCGGTCAAAGGGATTACTATTGATGGGCCGGCCTCGCGCGACCTCGATGATGCTCTCTGGTTGGAACCCCTGCCCACAGGGGGCGCTCTCCTGCAAATCAGCATCGCCGATGTCGCCTCGCTGCTCACCCCTCAGCTCACGCCGACGCTGGAGCGCGAGGCGCGAGAGCGGGCCTTTACACGCTATTACTCCAATCACACTGTGCCACTCCTGCCGCGCTTGTTGAGCGAGGAGCATCTCAGCCTGCTGGCGGATCAGCGGCGTCCCGCGGTGACCCTCACCCTGCCCTTCGACGCCACCTGGCAACCAGGCGAGCCTCGTCTCGGTCTCACCTGTCTTGTGAATGTCAAACGCCTCTCGTATGCGGAGGCTGATGCCCTGCTGAACGAGCCTGATCATCCCCTTGGGTCGATGTTGCATGCTCTCTATCGCCTTGCCGAGCAGCTCTTTCAGCTGCGGCGTGCCCGTGGCTCCCTGGCTCTCTACGACCTGCATCGGGGCTGGGCCACCAGCGAGGAGGGTTTCCTTCTTCGCCTCAGCAGTGAGCAGCGGCATCGTTCCTATTTCCTGGTGCAGGAGTGCATGATTTTGGCCAACCAGCTCTTTGCCCAGCTCCTGGCTCAGCGCGGCCTGCCCGCTCTCTACCGTAACCACTGCTCCAAGCCAATTGCCCCCGCGGGAGAGGCCCTGCGCGAGATGCTCGAGACAGCCCTGCTGCGGCCCGACCATGTCAGACCAGAGCAGGTCAGCGCCACTATCCAGCTGGTGGTTGAACGCGCCACCTATGCGCCGACCCTGCGCGGGCACTTCGGCCTCCAGCTGCCGGCCTATCTGCACCTGACCTCGCCGCTGCGACGCTATGCCGACCTGATCAATCAGCGCATCCTGCTCTCCTTTGTGCAGGGCGAGAGCCGCAAGTCCCTCCCGGCGCGGGAGGAGCTGGAGGAGATTGCCAGCCACCTCAACGAGGTTGAACGCAGCCTGAAGGCGGCCAAACCAGCCTACTTCCTATCGCTCTACGAGCAGCAGTTGCACCAACAGGTTGAGGAGGCGCTTGCTCAAGGAGGAGAGTCTTCCCGCCCTCTGGCCGGGCTTGATGCGCGACGCTTTCACAGCCTCGTGCGTATCGCGGCGCAATCGCAGCTGCTGCCGCCTGTCATTGAAGCAGAGATTCTGGCCCGTCTGCAGGAAGACGCTCTCGGTCCTCATGACCTCTTTACGCTGCTGTTTCGTTTCCCAACTGCCGGTCAGAGCTGGGAGCGTGTCAAGCGCGCTGCCCTCTCCTTCCTCTGTCGCCAGCCGCAGCACGCCATCAGCTTGCTGGCCATGGGCCAGCAAATACTAGGCTGGGAGGCCCCAACCTACGAGGAGCAGACCCTGTTCAGCAATGAGGGACAACCCTGCTTCACGGCCTGCGCCGGCCTGCGCTTGACTGACCAGAGCTATCGCTCGGCGACCTATCAGGCTCAACGCAAAGATCGGGCGCGTCAACTGGCCAGTGCTGATCTGCTAGTCAGAGTGAGCGGCCTCGGGTTGGAGGAGAGCGCCCCCCTGCTGCAGGCGCTTTCCGGCTCGCGCTGTCTCTCTCCTGCAGGTGGAGAACAGCGTAGGGAGCAAGAGGAACGGGAAGAACAGGCGGAGCAGGAGCGGCAGGGAGGAGAGGATCAAGGGCCGGAGTCCCTGCCCGCTGAGGGGAACTACAAAGGCACTTTGCAGGAGCTGGCACATGGTCATCGGTGGGGAACACCGCTCTACCGCTTGCTTACTCATCGTGGACCGGCGCATGCCCCTCTCTTTACGGCAGAGTGTGAGCTGACCATCGCTGGCGAGCGCTACAGCGCCTGTGGTCATGGCTCAAGCCGGGCACGTGCCGAACAGGCCGCTGCCCGCAATCTCTTACTGCGCCTGCCTCTTCCTCCGGAGCAGCGCCAGGCGCTGCTAGGACCGTCTGAGCGCTCGGCGATGCGTCTGCTGAACGAGCTGCTCCAGCGCCAACATATCGAGCGGGCCGAGTATACCTATGTGCAGAGGGGAACGCCGCAAGAGCCGCTCTTCACCTGTACCTGCACGGTCACTTTGCCTTCCGGGGAAACGCACACGGCAGCCGCTCAGGGAAAGACCAAGCGTGCCGCGGCCAGAGCGGCTGCCCTGAAGATGCTCAAAGCCTTGCGCACCCCTATGGATGAGCAAGGCTTTGAGAACCACTGAGCGTGTCGAGAGAGCAGGGCACAGAGAACTCAGTCGGAGAGAAGCGTGGCGTGTAGGGGAATAGCCTTCTCGATCGTCTGCCCCACTGGTGAAGTCTGCAGTACATGCCGATGAAGCTCTTCAAGCACTTCCTGCGGGGCATCAGCCTTCAGATGGACACGCACCTCGATCCCAGTGTAGCCGGCGTGCCCTTCCTGTAGGCCCAGAAATACGGGTAAATCGATGTGGCCCTCGAGTTCAACACGCAACTCCTGAATCTGGATGCCGCGCAAAGCCGCGTTGGCTGTGTAACCAATGGCCAGGCAGCTTCCCAATGCGCCGAGCAGCTGCTCTACCGGATTGGGGGCGGTATCACTGCCGCCCAGTGCCTTCGGCTCGTCAGCGTAGCTGGGAGGCAGGTCGCGAATGCGAATCTCATTCAGAAAGCCCCCTCTCCAGGTCACCTCGGCTCTCCAGAGCGTATCACCGGCCGCTGGCTCGTTTTGCAGTTTCGTACGCAGGGCTGCGATGGCAGCAGTATCGACGCCGTTGACCGTCGCAGATGTACTCACCTGGTCCTCCAAAATTGACTTACTGGATCAAGAAAATCAACTTTTGGGTAAGTATACGGCAGGCGAGGCTCTCTGTCAAGGGGGAAGGTGAGCAGAAGCAGAAATGCCTGCTCCTCCAGCCTTCCCTGTTCAGGGGGCGGAGAAGAGCAGGCAGCAAACGGCGAGCAGGCTACTTTCTACCTGCGAACGGGTGAGCAGGACAGAACGGCTAGCCTGTCGTGTAGGTCACAGGGATATAGGCGCTTGGGCAGGACGAGCCGCAGCTACTGGGATAACTGAAGTAGTAGATGCGCCCGTTATTGATCAGCTGGTTGGTGGCATCATAGACGCGGATAGCATACTGGCTGCCTCCTGGCGTTGTGGGCAGGATCACGTAATCGTTGCCCATGTCGGCGTCCATCTGGGCGTGGACCCAGCTTCCGTTTTGATAGTAGTCGACGCCGTGGATGCCATTGGCCAGGTGGGTGATGGAGATGGCCGACCAGTAGGGATTAGCCCCCTGCAGGAAGGCGATATGGATATCGCCCGTATAGTTGGGCGCGGGAATGAACTGCCAGCTGATCTGGCGGTTGTTCCAGGCGTTAGGATACATATTGCCCACCGGCTGGCCATTGAGCTGGAACTGGTTGAGGGCACGCTGGACAATATCCAGATGATAGGGATCGTCGCGGCACCAGGCATTGCCATCCTGGCAACTATCGGCCACCACCAGGTCAAGCGTGGCTCCCGTGTACTGGTCGTTGACCCAGCTGCCATTGCGGCAGAAGGACTGATTGGGTGCACCGTCGTTGATGCCAGTGCAGTAGGCTCCGATGGTCACGCGCACCCAGCGCCCACAGTTCAGGCCGTTGTCGAAGACGCCGATCTTACTGGCATTCTGGGCCGAGATCGGACGCGAGAGATAGGTACTGTAGTCGCCCGGCGTATTTTGCACGTTGAGGGCCACATAGTAAGACGAATCGATGTAGCCATCGGGTACGCCGCAGCCGCCATAGGGGCTTCCCACTCCAGAGAACCAGGTCGCATTTCCCGTATGCACGCCGTCCAGCGGCAGGGAAGTGGTCGGAAGGCCGGGAATGCCCGGCGTTGGCGTGGTGCTCGCCGTAGCTGTCGGCGTCAAGGCCGGCGTGGGGGTCGGCGTAGGAGAGGGGGTCGTGCCTGCGGTGGGCGTCGGGCTGCTGCCCGGTGTGGCTGTCGCATTGCCACCGCTGTTGCAGGCAGTACCGTTCACCGCGAAGGTGGTCGGCACGGGGTTACTGGTGGTCCAGGTGCCGTTGAAGCCAGGGGTAACTGTCCCGTTCGCTGGGACGTTCCCGTTCCAGCTGGCATTCGTGACAGTCACATTCTGCCCCGATTGGCTGAAGGTTCCATTCCAGCCTTGGGTGACACTCTGGCCCGCCGCCGGAAAAGTAAAGGTCAGGGTCCAGCTGGTCCAGGCGGAGCCACTCGTGTTCTGAATGACGATGTTGGCCCCGAAACCGCCGGGCCACTGACTGGTAATAGTGTAGGTGACCTGACAGTACGAAGCGGCGTAGCTGACCCTGGCCCGGCTGACTAGACCGGCTACCAGCGAGCAGACGACGACGACGGTCAGGCCGATCAATAGGAGGCGCGAGCGTCCAATACTCCTCATTCCGCTTCTCCTTGCACAGTGCGGCCAGTCGTGAGCCGGGGGCAGGGCGATCATGGCCTGGCCGGACCTGACGCCGTCTGCAGCCCGGCTCAGGGTCTTGCTGCCCCAGTATAGAAGAACAGTAGCCGTCATAGCCAGAGCAGGTAGCAGTCATCTGCAAGACAGTGCCGAGGAAAGGGAAAGCCTCCCCGCATTGCCAGGCCAGGCCCTGCGGAGCCGAGAGAGGCTGAGACAGCCAGGCGTGCTACAATACGGGGCAACCCAACCAGGCAGGGTGAGATGGGAGTCTGCCTGTGCCCCATCGCTCCGCTTCGCTGCGGTGGCCAGAACCTGGAGCAATAACCCGGTACGGCACATGCCTGGATCATCCCATCCATCCAGACTCAGCTAACAAGGAGGAACAGCCATGCCACTGACTATGACAGCGCGACTGCGCTTGCAGGAGAACATGACCTTTCTGGCGGAGACAGCCAGGGGAAAGCAGCTGCGGCTGTCAGCCGCAGCTGAAGAGGGAGGAACAGAGGTGGAGCTGCGCCCGATGGAGCTGCTACCGCTGGCTCTGGGGGCCTGCACTGGCATCACGGTTCTGTCCATTCTACGCAAAAAACGTCTGCAAATTACCTCTTATGAGGTCGTTGTCCATAGTGAGCGGGCAGAGCACCATCCACGTGTCTTTACCGCCTTTCATGTGGAACATTGTATCGCAGGCGTTGCTCTTGGGCAGGAGGTGATTGAACGCGCTATTGAACTCAGCGAAACGAAATATTGTCCTGTGAGTGCGATGTTGCGGGCAGTGGCCCCGATCACTCACAGCGTGACGCTTCTGACCTCCACCGAGCCGTAGAGCGCCTGGGTAAGGCGTCCCTTCCTGAAACAGGAAGGGTGGGCAGCCTGGGGCCTGGGGGCCAAAAAGGGGCTGGAAAGAGGCTTGTCAGAGGCTCTTGGAAACGGTATGATAGACGCATCTCGATGCCAATGCTGCAGACACAGAATACCGTCATGGCGGTTCCAGGGCGCGAGAGGAGCCGGCCCAGTGGAGTGCTGGTAAGCAGGGGAAGAGGAATCCCCAGGTCCAAAGAGGGGCGCCAGGCGGGGGACAGCCCTGGGGTGTCTGTCCCCTCCCTCTCCTTGCTCTCTTCCTCTCTTTTCCCTGGCAGTGGCTGTGTCGGACCGGCTGTCTGCGAAGGAGAGAAGGTTATGGATCGACATCTGGAAGTGGAAGAACTGCTCACAATCAGCGAAGTCGCACAGCTCTTGCGGGTCGATGCTACCACGGTTCGGCGTTGGGTGAAGGAGGGTTTACTGGAGGGGGTGCGCCTGCCTCGGGCCAGCCAGCGTCAAAGTTATCGTATTAAGCGCTCAACGCTGGAACGGCTCTTAGGAGAGGGACAGAAGTA
Above is a window of Thermogemmatispora onikobensis DNA encoding:
- a CDS encoding Vgb family protein, which encodes MGGDGPAAHRSIGAAGAPGGQSSRAWQPFYVFPARSRWLSWLLLLLLVALSACSGSSTASGQPPAAATTVVPTLLSRPGTLPALIQMGTFHEYALTRHSEGDMLMRPAIDQQGRVWFGVMASNRIAVFDPQRASWQTVTPPRGRGGLMGLIVAPDGSLWFAEQYANYIGHYLPRLGRFQLYPLPTVSAPDPAHKGKQLTLPVAPNELLMDRQGLIWFTEMNADALGRLDPATGELRQYPLSARHTAQQLNPYGLAIDAQGNLWFTESSQNRIGYLDPRTGRLTTFPTPDPGAMPMEIAVDRQGQVWITTFAHNLLLRFNPASHQFTRYAVPTPDGSSGGLYGLAPDESGGVWVTVAAANALAHLLPEQQRFLYYPVPTANSFPFGIAVANRQQVWFTEAGANQLGLLTPT
- the mtaB gene encoding tRNA (N(6)-L-threonylcarbamoyladenosine(37)-C(2))-methylthiotransferase MtaB — its product is MSLSERGPATFAIATLGCKVNQADSEAISEQMHAAGFVQQDFNEPADVYIVNTCTVTHLGDRSSRALIHQVQRRRPDALLVVTGCYAEANPQAVAALPGVDLVVGNSGKTSLVEAIRQRLREGKEAAEHGATTVVPGYQQERRGSGRTLPMLPLDSYHIGSDWTPDEEPLPENADSLSALTLPEHWRPPFSRTRAQIKVQDGCDNRCTYCIVPYVRGGSRSRSIASVVEQVRRKARAGYKEVVLTGVHLGDYHPPENPQQDLGHLLAALLGETPIPRIRVSSLEPEDFRLEWLELWENPRLCRHLHLPLQSGSDAVLRRMGRRYTTERYRTIVTTARRLIPDIAVSTDIITGFPGESEEDFAQTYALAAELGFARCHVFRFSPRQGTPAARMSSQVKEEVKKARSERMLALAGELSRQFRSRFLGQAVQVLLEQRKQGYWEGLTDTYVRVEVEQLPEAETRNWQNTFVTVRLEQLTEDGARGMFLGEVA
- a CDS encoding DUF2085 domain-containing protein; the protein is MAVNQGVSPLPQSLARPAPMPHRRRPSRLNALVDGLGSWLLRYWAAMVTALLGSIVLLALSVPFLFYFGLDTLARPIYFALHLICAQIPSHSFYIFDHPLGMCERNFSIYASMFVGSLLFVLSKRRLPGIPWWLWALTLVPIALDGFTQMFGWRESTPLLRVLTGTIFGLGNVLFVLPLIERNLVVTPEMSAALQLRRSLASQSFASLVPAGPGSVSAPAVVNGQAPAPASRSATLPAPVSQTVSSRPTVPLPQQQSAGESSALRHEPEACP
- a CDS encoding glutaredoxin family protein, encoding MSRQKQQPSPQVTFYTKAGCHLCDEAREMLEEIASQVDFDLAEIDIRGNPELFELYRYRIPVIIVDGRILEGRIEFRDLLRAFHLP
- a CDS encoding RNB domain-containing ribonuclease, giving the protein MATNAAERDRGSKSFSERALAEARAAASRVPALLEGRPPVKGITIDGPASRDLDDALWLEPLPTGGALLQISIADVASLLTPQLTPTLEREARERAFTRYYSNHTVPLLPRLLSEEHLSLLADQRRPAVTLTLPFDATWQPGEPRLGLTCLVNVKRLSYAEADALLNEPDHPLGSMLHALYRLAEQLFQLRRARGSLALYDLHRGWATSEEGFLLRLSSEQRHRSYFLVQECMILANQLFAQLLAQRGLPALYRNHCSKPIAPAGEALREMLETALLRPDHVRPEQVSATIQLVVERATYAPTLRGHFGLQLPAYLHLTSPLRRYADLINQRILLSFVQGESRKSLPAREELEEIASHLNEVERSLKAAKPAYFLSLYEQQLHQQVEEALAQGGESSRPLAGLDARRFHSLVRIAAQSQLLPPVIEAEILARLQEDALGPHDLFTLLFRFPTAGQSWERVKRAALSFLCRQPQHAISLLAMGQQILGWEAPTYEEQTLFSNEGQPCFTACAGLRLTDQSYRSATYQAQRKDRARQLASADLLVRVSGLGLEESAPLLQALSGSRCLSPAGGEQRREQEEREEQAEQERQGGEDQGPESLPAEGNYKGTLQELAHGHRWGTPLYRLLTHRGPAHAPLFTAECELTIAGERYSACGHGSSRARAEQAAARNLLLRLPLPPEQRQALLGPSERSAMRLLNELLQRQHIERAEYTYVQRGTPQEPLFTCTCTVTLPSGETHTAAAQGKTKRAAARAAALKMLKALRTPMDEQGFENH
- a CDS encoding OsmC family protein, whose translation is MSTSATVNGVDTAAIAALRTKLQNEPAAGDTLWRAEVTWRGGFLNEIRIRDLPPSYADEPKALGGSDTAPNPVEQLLGALGSCLAIGYTANAALRGIQIQELRVELEGHIDLPVFLGLQEGHAGYTGIEVRVHLKADAPQEVLEELHRHVLQTSPVGQTIEKAIPLHATLLSD
- a CDS encoding cellulose binding domain-containing protein gives rise to the protein MRSIGRSRLLLIGLTVVVVCSLVAGLVSRARVSYAASYCQVTYTITSQWPGGFGANIVIQNTSGSAWTSWTLTFTFPAAGQSVTQGWNGTFSQSGQNVTVTNASWNGNVPANGTVTPGFNGTWTTSNPVPTTFAVNGTACNSGGNATATPGSSPTPTAGTTPSPTPTPTPALTPTATASTTPTPGIPGLPTTSLPLDGVHTGNATWFSGVGSPYGGCGVPDGYIDSSYYVALNVQNTPGDYSTYLSRPISAQNASKIGVFDNGLNCGRWVRVTIGAYCTGINDGAPNQSFCRNGSWVNDQYTGATLDLVVADSCQDGNAWCRDDPYHLDIVQRALNQFQLNGQPVGNMYPNAWNNRQISWQFIPAPNYTGDIHIAFLQGANPYWSAISITHLANGIHGVDYYQNGSWVHAQMDADMGNDYVILPTTPGGSQYAIRVYDATNQLINNGRIYYFSYPSSCGSSCPSAYIPVTYTTG
- a CDS encoding OsmC family protein, which produces MPLTMTARLRLQENMTFLAETARGKQLRLSAAAEEGGTEVELRPMELLPLALGACTGITVLSILRKKRLQITSYEVVVHSERAEHHPRVFTAFHVEHCIAGVALGQEVIERAIELSETKYCPVSAMLRAVAPITHSVTLLTSTEP
- a CDS encoding helix-turn-helix domain-containing protein, with the protein product MDRHLEVEELLTISEVAQLLRVDATTVRRWVKEGLLEGVRLPRASQRQSYRIKRSTLERLLGEGQK